In Flavobacterium luteolum, the DNA window ATTTTGTAATTGTGACTGTTCGAAAAGACCAAAATTGGGGACAGTTTATTTTTCCTAAAAAAACATTATTAGAAAAAGGCATTTTTTCTACTCAAAGTAAAGAGGGAATTAGAGCCACAAGAGTTTATCCTCCTTGGGATAAAACTACAAGTAAACAGGCTCAGAAAACACAAAAATGGCAATTGGATTATTTCTTTAACTTTTCAGATCAAAGTAAAATTGATTTAGACGAATTGAAAAAAGTTTTTATATAAAAAAAGGCAGTCTTAAAATGACTGCCTTTTCTGTTTTAAAATCCATTTTATTTCTTGATGATTTTATCTTTAAAAATCACTTTATTATTTTCTGTAACCGTGTAGAAATAAACTCCAGAAACTAGATTCCCAACAGCAACAACTGCTGTACTAACTTCAGATTCATTTTTAACATTGATTGAATTTCCAATTGCACGACCATTAAAATCATACAATCTAATTTTTAGATCTCTTCCTTGCGTTGCTGTTTTGATATCAAAACTCAAAACATCTGTCGCAGGGTTTGGATAAGCTTTTACGAAATATTTATTTTTCGCTCCAAAATCTGGTGTAGAAAGCACGTCTTGTTTTAATTGGAAACGAGCAATTACTGGTCCGTGATCTGAAGTTGTTGTGGTATAATTTAGAATATCATTTCTTGGATCGTAAACTGCAGTTGACTGATCTATATATTGATCAAATAATTCATTAGAAATCATAATATGATCTAAAAACCCACCTGAGCTTAAAAAACTAAAAGCACCAGCCTGACTTATTTCTAAAGTTAGTGCTTTATAATTGCTCGTATCTGTTACAAAGTTTTCGTAAGTCGAAGGATTGTTTGTACCAAAAACTGATTTTTTCACATCATCGTTGTAATCTCCCAAAATAATTAAATTATCATTTGGATAATGTGCATCTAAACTGTCTTTAAAAACTTGCGTATCATACTTACGTCTCGTGTAAGTTGTCATATCAGATCCGCTGTTTGCTCTAGCATGAACATCTATCAGTTTGATTTCATTTTTAACTCCATTAAGATTAGTTTCTAAAGTTACGATATAAGGTAAACGACCTGAAGAGAAGAATCCTGAACTTGGGTGTACTGGCGGATTACTTGCAGGCAACGGGTAATTTGCTAAAGTTTTGGTTCCTGCAACCAATTCATCGTAAAACTCTTTAAACATTACTCGAGTTTTTTTCAATGTAGCTGTTTGAGTATTATAAATAACCACTAATTTTTGAGGTGGAAAAGTTGGATCTGAAGTTGGATCCCAAGAATACGACCAAATTGGCGAGATAGTTTTCTCAAATGTTTTACCGTTGATATTTAACTTTTGAATTAAATCGTCTATAGCTGTATCGCTAGAAACTTCCTGAACCACATATACATCGGCATTTAATTTATTCATCACTTTTGCCACATTTGCAATTTGCAAGGCATTGTCTGTGGGTCCGTTACTAGGATTATCTGAACCAAAAAATTCTAAATTATAAGTAACCACATCAAAAGTTTCTGATTTTAATATAGAAGATCCTGTAAATGAACCAATTTGTTTGTTCAGAGATGTTCCTGTTACTGTTAATGCTCCAGAAATTGTTGGTTCTTTTGTGGTTGGCGCAAATCTTGCATAAATTGTTTTTCCTGCTAAAGCATCGGCTGAAGAAACAACAATACTTGAAGTAAATGAAGTATTATCTAATGACAATTGGTACGAACCTGGAGCCTGAATAGCAATATCACCATAACCTGCGGCTCTGAAAATAAAGGACTGACTAGCAGTAATTGAATTTGGACTTACATCTGCGAAATCTAAAATCGGATTTGAATCTACGTATTGCGATTCATTTGTAATAGCAAAGTCATCGAAAGAGAATTCTGCTGCATTACCACTTCCTCCCGAAGCTGTTTCGTAAACCCAAGCCAAATAAGTGTGATCTGTTTTATAAGCTGTTAAATTTATATACTGAGATTTTGTATAAGTTCCTGTATTTCCAGGGAATTTACCATCTAATTCTATCCATGTTGCTGTATTTGGCGCGCTTACTCCATCATAATCTGTTGAAACCATTAATTTTAAAGATGGTCCATTGTAAAATTGACGAGAGTAAAAAGATAATAATGGAATTTGACTAAAATTATCTAAACGTAATCTCGGAGAAATCAGCCAATCTTTGCTTGCTCCATTTTCTGAAAATCCGTTTATTAAAACCGAACCAGTTCCAGAATTAACATTACGTGAAAGAATAGTATGTGACCATTTATTCAAAGGTCCCGCCTCATTGTATTGTGACCATCCGCTATTTGCTAAAACATTTGGATCATTAAAACCTTGTATATATGGGTTTGTTCCGCTTCCAGACAGACTAACTATTTTTGTTGTGCCTCCTGCTGTTTCATGAGTTATTGAACCTGTAAAACTTCCAACTGAAGTTGGAGTGAATTTTACATAAACTGTTGGTGTTGCATTTGAAGCAAAATCGGCCAATGCAAAAGTAATAGAAGATCCAAACGTGGCATTATCTTTAGATATTACAAAGTTTGCTGATGCGGCTAAAACAACATCTTGTGTTAAATCTGTTGCTCCAACTTGATAACTTAAAACTTTTGAATCATAATTTGCTTCTGATGCTCCTAAATCTAAAGAAGCTATTGTAGTCGATAAAACTGGCGCAATAGCAGTAGTAGCATCTAATTTACTAAATACAATTTGTGTATTATTATAAGAATCTTCTGAAATAGAAAAAACAGAGTAAGTGGTATTTAAATTCAATCCAGCAAAACTCTTTACATATTCTTGAGTAGGATCTGTAATATCTAAAAAACCAGACTGTAAGGCTGAAGCTCCTTCCGCATTCTGTCCTGCCTTTATCTGTGCAATTGTTGGTGTTGAACTGCCATTAGGCAATAACACATAATATGTTTTTCCTTTCTCATTTATTTTACTGATAAAGTCAAAACTATCAGCTAAGATATTAGTAACCTTTGGATAGCCGGTAACATTAATTGGCGCATCTAGATCGCTAAAAACTTTTACATCAACATTATCAATGGCAAAAGCTGGACGAGAGCCTCCTCCGGAAATTTGTCTAGAAATCCATCGCACTTGAACTACAGGTTGATTATTACATTCCGCAGGTAACATTACTGTTATATGACTACTTTGTGGTAACGTAGTTTCATCCATGCGTGGGGTGGTATTATTGCGAAAATAAGTATCAGACAACGTTACAAAATCTGCCGTAGTACCAACTCGGTATTGTAAAGCAAATTCATTGATACGAGAACTTGTAGTTGAACCACTTACTGTACCGTACGGATTACGAATTACCAAAGCATCATATTGAATTTCAATACTTGCTTTTTGTTCTGTTGAAAAAGCAAGAGCAATTGCATAATCATTAGTTCCAGAATTTAGAAAACCAATTTTTCCATCATAATTATAAACATTTCCTGTACCAGAATTCGCTTTTCCTCCAGCCGTTAAAGCCTTATCTGCTATAATTACACCAGATGTAACATAATTTGTAATACCAGAACCATTTGTATTTCCTGCGGTCCATCCTTGAAATCCAAGTGGATATACTACAGAAGTACCACCATTTAAATCGTTAAATTCTTCTCTTATAGGAAGTGAAGTTCTTATCGTAATCTGAGCAAAAAGATTACCAGAAAAAAGGCAAAAAAAACATAAAAGAGCCAAAAGATGGCGCGAAAAGTAGAGTTTTTTCATATGTTAAAGAATAGAGTTTTTAGAGTTCAAATTTATCTTCTTTAAAGTTAAGCCAATATTATAAAACTATAAACTTAATGTTTGATATTTTATAAATATTATTCATCAAAACTTAATATTACATTAAATATAATAAAATAAAACCAATAAAAAGAACATTCTTTCACACATAATTCAAACAGATAACTATCCAAACAACATTAAAAAAACTCCGTATTTCCTACAAATACTAGGGTTTTTACACAAAAAAAGCAGTAAACTTTCGCTTACTGCTTTTCACTAATTCAAAATAGTATTCTCTAACAAATATTAAACCGCGGTATAACCACCATCGGCAATAA includes these proteins:
- a CDS encoding MepB family protein, which produces MNFTIGSADLVLSKESIFDKADLQMTSLEKESESEEYSAFRFQLDNKNICYRESKITPTKTGQFVTLWKRNQSGTIEPFDYSDTIDFVIVTVRKDQNWGQFIFPKKTLLEKGIFSTQSKEGIRATRVYPPWDKTTSKQAQKTQKWQLDYFFNFSDQSKIDLDELKKVFI
- a CDS encoding T9SS-dependent choice-of-anchor J family protein; its protein translation is MKKLYFSRHLLALLCFFCLFSGNLFAQITIRTSLPIREEFNDLNGGTSVVYPLGFQGWTAGNTNGSGITNYVTSGVIIADKALTAGGKANSGTGNVYNYDGKIGFLNSGTNDYAIALAFSTEQKASIEIQYDALVIRNPYGTVSGSTTSSRINEFALQYRVGTTADFVTLSDTYFRNNTTPRMDETTLPQSSHITVMLPAECNNQPVVQVRWISRQISGGGSRPAFAIDNVDVKVFSDLDAPINVTGYPKVTNILADSFDFISKINEKGKTYYVLLPNGSSTPTIAQIKAGQNAEGASALQSGFLDITDPTQEYVKSFAGLNLNTTYSVFSISEDSYNNTQIVFSKLDATTAIAPVLSTTIASLDLGASEANYDSKVLSYQVGATDLTQDVVLAASANFVISKDNATFGSSITFALADFASNATPTVYVKFTPTSVGSFTGSITHETAGGTTKIVSLSGSGTNPYIQGFNDPNVLANSGWSQYNEAGPLNKWSHTILSRNVNSGTGSVLINGFSENGASKDWLISPRLRLDNFSQIPLLSFYSRQFYNGPSLKLMVSTDYDGVSAPNTATWIELDGKFPGNTGTYTKSQYINLTAYKTDHTYLAWVYETASGGSGNAAEFSFDDFAITNESQYVDSNPILDFADVSPNSITASQSFIFRAAGYGDIAIQAPGSYQLSLDNTSFTSSIVVSSADALAGKTIYARFAPTTKEPTISGALTVTGTSLNKQIGSFTGSSILKSETFDVVTYNLEFFGSDNPSNGPTDNALQIANVAKVMNKLNADVYVVQEVSSDTAIDDLIQKLNINGKTFEKTISPIWSYSWDPTSDPTFPPQKLVVIYNTQTATLKKTRVMFKEFYDELVAGTKTLANYPLPASNPPVHPSSGFFSSGRLPYIVTLETNLNGVKNEIKLIDVHARANSGSDMTTYTRRKYDTQVFKDSLDAHYPNDNLIILGDYNDDVKKSVFGTNNPSTYENFVTDTSNYKALTLEISQAGAFSFLSSGGFLDHIMISNELFDQYIDQSTAVYDPRNDILNYTTTTSDHGPVIARFQLKQDVLSTPDFGAKNKYFVKAYPNPATDVLSFDIKTATQGRDLKIRLYDFNGRAIGNSINVKNESEVSTAVVAVGNLVSGVYFYTVTENNKVIFKDKIIKK